The following nucleotide sequence is from Paeniglutamicibacter kerguelensis.
TCTCCATACTAGGGGAGCTGCCGTGGTGGATCACGGTGGTCATCCTGGTGCGCGAATGGGGCATCACGCTCATGCGCTTTGTTGTCATCCGCTACGGCGTGATGGCGGCCTCGAAGGGCGGCAAGCTCAAGACGGTGCTGCAGGCCGTGGCAATCCTGCTCTACCTGTTGCCGTGGACCCACACCGTGGCCTGGCTGGGCGTCGTGGCGGTAGCCGTGATGTGGCTGGCCCTGATCGTCACCCTGGTCACCGGCGTCGACTACCTCGTCAAGGCATGGCAGTTGCGCGCGCAGCACCTGGCAAACCCCGGGTCCAAGGCCTAAGCGGAAGCCGGAGCAACGTCCATGGATACACAACCCCAACAGGCAACGGGCAACGAGTTGGCCCGCGAAGTCATCGCGGGTGCGCTTGAGGCGGGTTTGACCCTGGCCACGGCCGAGTCCCTGACCGCCGGCCTGATTGCCGCGACGCTGGCAGAGGTGCCCGGCGCCTCGGCGGTGCTGCAGGGCGGGGTCGTGAGCTACAGCAGCGAGGTCAAGGCGAGCGTGCTGTCGGTCGACCGGGACCTGCTGAAGTCCGTGGGATCGGTCGACGGCGAGGTGGCCCGCCAGATGGCGGTGGGCGTCAGGGCATGCTGCCTCAGCGACGTCGCGGTTTCGGCCACCGGGGTTGCCGGCCCGGATTCCCACGACGGAAAGACGGTGGGTACGGTTTTCCTGGGCTTTGCCCATCCCGACGGAAGCGGATATGCCGAGTATCATTTTCAGGGAGATCGGGCACGGATCAGAGGTGAAGCCACCAGCGCAGCCTTAACACTGCTCATTTCCACGATTCGCTCAGTTGCCACTCAGGTTGATGGGGCAATGTAGCTATCGATGCGGTTTGTGACATAGTTGTTGACCCAATCAAGAATGTTGTGGAAAATCGACCCCGGCTCTGGATAGGGTGGGGGTCGTGGGAACAAACTACGATTATTCGTAGTTGTACCCCATGACGGGCACATCAAGTGTCCGCACCGATCGCCCCACAAAGGCAATAGGACCGGAGAACAAAGGCAATGCACATGGTCAAGCAACCAGTATCGGTAAACGGTGTGGTCCGTTGGCGTGATGTGGGCCTACAGAGCGAGGTCCGCCGCGAAAAAGAGGAGCGCAAGATGGTAGTCCTACGACACGAAATCGGTGACGTCCTCCGCGACGTTCGTCAACGTCAGGGCCGTACCCTGCGTGAAGTTTCCCACAGCGCTCGTGTTTCCCTTGGATACCTTTCCGAGGTCGAACGCGGACAGAAGGAAGCTTCGTCCGAACTGCTCTCCTCGATCTGCAGCGCCTTGGAGGTTCCGCTTTCGCTGATGCTTCGCGAAGTCAGCGACCGCGTGGCCATCGCCGAAGGCATCACCATCCCGGACACCGTTCCCGTGGATCTCACCAGCGAATTCGCAGGGGACCTCGGCAAGCGCCTTGCACCGAGCCACTAACCAACGTTTTTAGACCTCGGGTGGATGTGTGCCCCAGGGGATGACATTTGGCCTCCGGGTCCCGGCTTTCGAGCGGGGACCCGGAGGCCAAGTCTTTTAATCCCGGCCGCAATCCGGCGCACAGCGGGCGCGGGGCAGCACATGGCACAATTGCCCAGTGCGATTGAGTGATTTCTGGCGTCTGATGGATGACGAATTTGGTGCGGGCTATTCCCGCACGCTGGCTTCCAGCCTAGTGCTGGCCGAGGTTGGCGGGGTAACGGCCGTGGACGCGCTGAACCGCGGCACCCCGCCCAGGGCGGTGTGGCTGGCCATCTGCAACATACAGGATGTGCCGCCTGAGCGGCGCCTCGGCAAGGACCTTCCGCCCAAGGAGCAGTAGATGTTCGGGGACACCCGCTCTCAATGTTCGAATATCTGTTCGGAAGAGTGTATTGTTCATGGTGAAAGTTAGTTGGGCTGCCGTCGCCGGTTTTCCACAGCTTGAACACCCGAATACCAAAGTGTCGGCCAGTAGTCGTACGCTCGTGGACAGACAAAGAGTATTGGCCAATATGGCCCTAACAACCGAGGTGAATGATGGCCGCAGGTAACAATCGCGAGAAGGCCCTCGAAGCTGCACTTGCACAGATTGATAAGCAATTCGGCAAGGGATCCGTCATGCGCTTGGGCGACGACACTCGTGCGCCTATTGCCACCATTCCCACCGGATCGGTCGCATTGGATATTGCGCTGGGTATCGGCGGGCTTCCCCGTGGACGAGTCGTGGAGATCTACGGCCCTGAATCCTCGGGTAAGACCACTGTTGCGCTGCACGCCGTTGCCAGTGCCCAGAAGCTCGGCGGCATTGCCGCATTCATCGACGCCGAACACGCCTTGGACCCCGAGTACGCCAAGAAGCTTGGTGTGGACACCGATGCCCTTCTGGTGTCCCAGCCGGACACCGGTGAGCAGGCCCTGGAAATCATGGACATGCTCGTGGGCTCCGGCTCCATCGACATCATCGTGATCGACTCCGTGGCTGCATTGGTTCCACGCGCCGAAATCGAAGGCGAGATGGGCGACAGCCATGTCGGCTTGCAGGCCCGTTTGATGAGCCAGGCACTGCGAAAGATCACGGGTCGGCTGAGCCAAACGCGCACCACTGCGATCTTCATCAACCAGCTGCGCGAAAAAATCGGTGTGATGTTCGGTAGCCCGGAAACCACGACCGGCGGTAAGGCACTGAAGTTCTACGCCTCGGTCCGAATCGACGTTCGCCGCATCGAAACCTTGAAGGAAGGCACCAACCCGGTTGGTAACCGCACACGTGCCAAGATCGTCAAGAACAAGATGGCTCCGCCCTTCAAGCAAGCCGAATTCGACATCATCTACGGTCTGGGTATTTCCCGAGAGGGAAGCCTCATCGATATCGGTGTGGAGCAGGGCTTCGTCAAGAAGTCGGGCGCATGGTTCACCTACGACGGCGACCAGCTCGGCCAGGGCAAGGAAAACGCGCGGAAGTTCCTGCGTGACAATCCCGACCTAGCCAACGAACTTGAACGTCAGATCCTCGAAAAGCTGGGGATTGGCCAGGTCGCCAGCGACGACGGGGAAGATACGTTGCGCATCGTCAAGGATTCCTAGTTTCGTGAGTTCCAAACAGCACCAGGGCGGTTCGTCCGGTACCCCACAGGGTTCCGAACGACCGCTTTGGTCGTTTCCAGCCGACGGCAATTCCGAATGGGGAACGCCTGACGAAATGCCGCAATGGGCGCAAACGCCCGTTGCGTTTGAGGCCCCGCCGGCCGACCTCGCCCCAGGGCCGCCGGAACCGGAGAAGAAATTCGGTGAACGCCAAGCCTATGCCGGACGCAGCAAGCGCACCGGCCCGCGAGGCGATTCGGCATCCCGTGGCACCCGTGGCTCCCGCAACGGCACCGCGCGTTCGACCGGCACCAAAAGGGAAAGGCCCGCGGCCGAACCCGTCGAGCTGAGCGACGAGCAGTACGCAACCAAGGGACGTGCGATCCTCCTGCGCCAGCTCACCGCGTCATCAAAGAGCCGGGCGCAGCTGCTGAAAAAGCTGCTGGAAAAGGAAATCCCGGTTCGTATCGCCGAAGAGCTGCTCGACCGCTTCGAAGAGATCCAGCTGGTGGACGACAATTCGTTTGCCGAAAGCTGGGTGCGGGCGCGCGCCCGCAGCCGCGGACTCGCCCGTTCCGCCATCAGGCGCGAACTGCGCGGCAAAGGCATCGAGGGTGACATGGCGGAGAACGCCCTGGAGCAACTAGACGAAGAGTCCGAGGAAGCCACGGCCAAAGACCTGGTGGATCGAAAGCTGCGGGCCCCGTCCATGGGCGTGGACAAGGACAAGAGCGTCCGCAGGCTCGTGGGCATGCTGGCCCGCAAAGGGTATTCCCCGTCGATGGCATTCCGCATCGCCAACGAGGCGTGGGAAGAGCACTACGGCCAAGAACCTTACTAGGGCAAGCCGCTCCGGCTTGGGCTGATGAAGATTGGGTACCCTAGGAAGGTGACTGTGAGCATTTCTACTTCCACCGAAAGAAAACCAGCTGGTCCATTGCGCACATACGAGGTGCGAACATACGGCTGCCAGATGAACGTACACGATTCGGAGCGGCTCTCGGGCCTGCTGGAATCCACGGGGCTTGTCCCGCAACAGCCCGGTGACGGCACCGCAGACGTCGTGGTCTTCAATACCTGTGCGGTGCGTGAAAACGCCGACAACAAGCTGTACGGAAACCTTGGCCTGCTGGCACAGGTCAAGGAAAAGCACCCGGACATGCAGATTGCCGTCGGCGGCTGTTTGGCGCAGAAAGACCGCGAAACGATTCTTCGCAAGGCACCCTGGGTGGATGTCGTCTTCGGCACCCACAACGTCGGCTCGCTGCCGGCGCTGCTGGACCGGGCCCGCCACAACAACAAGGCCCAACTGGAAATCCTTGAGTCCCTGGAGGTATTCCCCTCCACGCTGCCGACCAAGCGGGACTCGGTGCATTCGGGCTGGGTCTCGATTTCCGTGGGCTGCAACAACACCTGCACGTTCTGCATCGTGCCGTCGCTGCGCGGCAAGGAACGCGACCGCCGCCCGGGGGAAATCCTGGCCGAAATCGAGGCCCTTGTCGCCGACGGCGTCATCGAAGTGACCCTGCTGGGACAGAACGTGAACTCCTACGGCGTCGAGTTCGGGGACCGGCTGGCTTTCGGCAAGCTGTTGCGTGCCTGCGGCGGGATCGAGGGGCTGGAACGCGTCCGTTTCACCAGCCCGCATCCCGCCGCGTTCACCGACGATGTCATCGAAGCGATGGCCGAGACGCCGAACGTCATGCCGCAACTTCACATGCCCCTGCAGTCCGGCTCCGACAAGGTGCTCAAGGAAATGCGCCGCTCGTACCGGTCCAAGAAGTTCCTGGGCATCCTCGAGAAGGTGCGCGAGAATATCCCGCATGCCGCGATCACGACCGACATCATCGTCGGCTTCCCCGGGGAAACCGAGGAGGATTTCCAGGCGACCCTTGACGTTGTTGCCGCATCGCGCTTTGCCAGCGCCTTCACTTTCCAGTATTCCAAGCGCCCCGGTACCCCCGCCGCCGAGCTGGAACACCAGCTGCCCAAGGCCGTGGTGCAGGAACGCTACGAACGCCTGACCGCGCTCCAGGACCGGATCTGTGCCGAGGAAAACGCCAAGCAGGTCGGCCGGACCGTCGAGGTCATGGTCACCGCCCAGTCGGGCAAGAAAGCCGCGGAAACCCAGCGGCTCAGCGGACGCTCCACCGACCAGCGGCTTGTGCACTTCTCGATTCCGGCGAGCGGGGAAACCCCTCGCCCGGGCGACCTGGTGACCATCCCGATCACCGAGGCGGCGGCCTTCCACCTGGTCTCCGACCCGGCGAGCCTGGCTGAGTACTCGGTTCGCCGCTCGCGAGCCGGCGACGCATGGGACCGCGCACAAGCTGACTCCTGTGGCGCACCCGCCACGGGTCCCTCCGGCACCAAGGGCGTATCCCTAGGCATGCCACTGCTGCCCACCAGAAAGTAGTCGTTGCACATGACTCTCCCGGTAATCGCCGTGATTGGACCAACCGGGACGGGTAAATCGGACCTCTCGATTGCGCTTGCCCGGGAACTTGGCGGGGAAATCGTCAATGCCGACGCCCTGCAGTTCTACCGCGGCATGGACATCGGCACGGCCAAGCTGTCCGTTGCCGAACGCGCCGGGATCCCACACCACCTGCTGGACATCATGGATGTCCGGGAGGATGCCAGCGTGGCCCGTTTCCAGGCCGATGCGCGCCGGACATTCGATGAAATCCGCTCCAGGGGAGCGGTGCCCATCCTGGTGGGCGGTTCGGGCCTCTACGTGCGTGCCGCACTGGATGAAATCGATTTCCCACCCACCGACCCGGAAGTGCGCCAACGCCTCGAGCTGGAGGCCCATGAGCACGGCCCGGGACCGCTGGCACGGCGCCTGGCCGCGGTCGATCCCGCCTCCGCCGCACGCAACCTCGATGAAAGGCGCATGATCCGTGCTCTCGAGGTTTACGAAATCAGCGGAAAGCCGTTCAGCTCCTTCATGCCGGAACGCGAGTACCACGCCCCGGCCGTACAGATCGGGCTGAACTTGGATCGTGCGCTGTTGCACCAGCGACTGGAGCTGCGTGTGGCGAAAATGCAGGAGCTGGGCTTGCTGGACGAAGTCCGCCGCCTGGACGCAGCAGGCCTGCGCGAGGGCAAAACGGCCTCGCGGGCCATCGGCTACGCACAGTTCCTTGCCGTGCTCGACGGGACCATGGAGGAAGCCGAGGCCGCAGAGAGGACCGTGATCGCCACCCGGCAGTTCGCCCGCCGGCAGGTCACTTGGTTCAACGCCGATGAACGCGTGCAATGGTTCGATCCGCTCAGCGCCTCATTGGTCGGTGACGTGCTCGAACGAATCCGTGCGGCCTGAAAGCCGCCGGGCGGCGTAGCAAAATGCGCAAGCAAGTTGCGCTGCCCGTATCCTTAAAGCCATGAGCATCACCGAACCCCTGTCCGCCCAAGGCGAGTCACTTCTGGCCGTCGCGGGGCCACTGAGCTACGCGAAGGGGCACGGCACCGGAAACGATTTCGTGCTCATCTCCGACCCCGCCAATGAACACGACCTGAGCCCGGTACAGGTCGCGGCGATCTGCGACCGGCACCGCGGGATCGGCGGCGACGGACTCATCCGTGCAGTGCCCTCCGAAAACCTGGCGGAGGGCCGTGAGATCCTCGCGACCCAGCCGGAGGCCCGCTGGTTCATGGATTACCGCAATGCCGACGGCTCGATCTCAGAAATGTGCGGAAACGGAGTCCGTGTTTTTGTCCACTTCCTCGTGAGCGAGAAGCTTGTCGACTTGCCGGTGGGAGCCGAGCTGTTCATCGGCACCAGGGCCGGTCTCAAGACCGTGACCCGGCTTGTCGATGGATACTCGGTGGACATGGGAGCCTGGGAATTCATTTACCCGGACGCGGCCGGCAAGGGCGGGCTCGACTCCGTCGTGCAGACCGAGGGGCTGCCGGTTCCCCGCGCAGCGGTCTCCGTGAGCATGGGAAACCCGCACACCATTGTGGCCGTGGCCAGCCAGACGGAGCTCGGGGAACTCAATCTCTTCACCACCCCCGTTGTCGACCCGTTGCCGCCCCACGGAACCAACGTCGAGTACGTGCTGCCCGGCGAACCCCTCGTCGAGGGCGGGCGCGGCAGTCTCCGGATGCGGGTGCACGAACGGGGCGTGGGCGAAACGCTCTCCTGCGGAACCGGGGCCTGCGCGGCGGCCGTTGCCACGCGGCACTGGGCCCAGGCCCAAGCCGTTGCCAACTGGGAAGTCACGGTTCCCGGAGGCGTGTTGGGGGTCCGGTTTGCCCACGGTGCGGGGGGTACCGAGCACGTGTTCCTCAGCGGACCCGCGGTGCTTGTCGCCCGCGGCAGCATTTCCGAGGCTTAAACACTTAAAACGTGAGGGCGTTGAACACCATGGTGTTCAACGCCCTCACGTTTTGCGCACGGGTATGCGCGTCTGAAGCTAGGACTCCTGCGGGCGGTGGATCCGGATCGTGCGGAAAGCCTTGTCCGTCGCGGTGCGTTCAACCGTCCAAGACGCGGGCAACACGGTTCCAATCCACTTTTGCAGCGAGTCGGCGCCCAGGTTCTTCTGGACGACGAGCCAGGCCGTTCCGCCCGGTGCCAGACGCGGCAGCCACAGCAGGAGCAGCTCGTGGAGCGCTTCCTTTCCAATGCGGATGGGCGGATTCGACCAGATGGTGTCGAAGGTGGTGGCCGGGTCGACCTCCTCGGGCAGCGAGGCCTTCACATTCCCAAGACCCAACGAGCGGGCATTGTCGCGCGTCAAACCGATGCTGCGCTCGTTGACGTCCACCGCGTAAACCGTGGCCTCCGGGGAAGCCAGCGCCATGCTCAGGGCGATCGGTCCCCAACCACAGCCGATGTCAAGCAGGTTTCCGGTCGTTGAAGGATCCGGAACCGACTCCAAGAGCACAGCCGTACCCTTGTCGATTCGGTCCGGGCTGAAGATGCCGCCGGAGGTTTCGACCTTGCGGGATGCACCGCCAAGTTCGACGCTGATGGTGCGGCGTTTTTCCGGAGTTGCCGGTTGCGCACTGAAATAATGATCCGAGCTCATGTTGGCAGGTTAACCGCCCGGAGGCCGCAATCCCAAACCGCGCACGGCGATGTGGGCCCATATTGGCTCATTCGGGGTGTGATTTACGTTAAGGCGAGCCGTGCCATGCAGTGATAGAGTTTTCCCTATGACTTTTCTGTAAGACGCACATTGCGCATTTTCAACGCACCAGACGGCTTCCAACGCCGAAGAATCTGGGTCTCTGCCACGCGCCGAAAAGTCATAGTTCAAAGTCTTCCCAAGCCATGTCTCACCAAATGAAAACACCCCGGACCGTAGTTTCCGGCTTCATGGCTCCCGCGAACTTCATTGACCCAGCATGCGGTGGACCCCTTCGAAACGATCCATCCAAGGACAACACATGCAATCTCATGATGATCAAGCACACGAATACGGCGCTTCTGTCGGCGCAGGGCACTATTCTGGAATACAGCACGCAAAGGGGAACATGACCAACTCACAGCATTCCGGTCCACACGACAACGACATGGACGAGGCACAGATCCAGGCTGCCATTGAAAGGATCCTTGCCAGCGACCATTCGGTTGCCGACAAGAGCAAGCATTTCGGGGCACCCGAGCACGAGGGAATCTTCTCGGGCCGAGCCCAGGCGCTTAGCAACCTGACCCGTGAACATTCGTCATTCGACGGTGAACAGGAAGATCTTGCCGAACGCCGGGCACTTCGCCGTGTCGCGGGGCTGTCCACCGAACTCGAAGACGTCACCGAGGTCGAATACCGCCAGCTGAGGCTCGAGCGCGTGGTGCTGGCCGGGATCTGGAATGAAGGCACCGCACAGGATGCCGAAAACTCCCTGCGCGAACTCGCCGCCCTGGCTGAGACGGCCGGCTCCGAGGTGCTTGACGGCATTGTGCAACGCCGTGCCAAACCGGACCCGGGAACCTTCCTGGGCTCGGGCAAGGCAATGGAATTGCGTGAGATCGTGTCCGCCACGGGCGCCGACACCGTCATCATCGACTCCGAGCTCTCCCCGTCGCAGCGCCGTGCACTCGAAGACGTCGTGAAGGTCAAGGTCATCGACCGGACCGCGCTGATCCTGGACATCTTCGCCCAGCACGCCAAGAGCCATGAGGGGCGCGCCCAGGTCGAACTGGCTCAGCTTGAATACCTTCTCCCGCGACTGCGCGGCTGGGGCGATTCCATGTCGCGCCAGGCCGGTGGCCGCGTGGGTGCCGCAGGTGGCGGCATCGGCTCCCGCGGTCCTGGCGAAACCAAGATCGAACTGGACCGCCGGCGCATCCGCGACCGCATGGCCAAACTTCGCAAGGAAATCAAGGGTATGCTCCCGGCCCGGGAAGCCAAGCGGGCAAACCGGAAGCGCAACGAAGTGCCCTCGGTCGCAATCGTCGGTTACACCAACGCGGGCAAGTCCTCGCTGCTCAACAGGCTCACGCATGCCGGCGTCCTGGTGGAAAACGCGCTCTTCGCGACCCTGGATCCCACGGTGCGACAGGCCGAAACCGGCGACGGACTGAACTACACGCTCACCGACACGGTGGGCTTCGTCAAGTCGCTTCCCACCCAGCTCGTGGAGGCGTTCCGTTCCACGCTCGAGGAGATCGCGGACGCGGACCTGATCCTGCACGTGGTCGACGCGGCGCACCCGGACCCGGAAGGGCAAATCCAGGCGGTGCGCACGGTGCTCAACGACATCGATGCCCGGAACATCCCCGAAATCATTGTGTTGAACAAGGCGGATGTGGCCGACCCCTTCGTGGTGGAGCGCCTGCGCCAACGCGAGCCGAACCACGTGATTGTCTCGGCCCGCACCGGTGACGGCATCGAAGAACTGCTGCAGAAGATCAGTGCGGCAATTCCGCGGCCCAATGTCCAACTAGAATTGATGATCCCCTACGATCGAGGCGACGTGGTCAATAAGCTCCACGGCGCCGAGGCTGAAATCTTGGCCATCGAACACACCGAAAACGGGACGCGCATGATGGTCAAGGTGCGCGAGGGCATGGCCGCGGAAGTGGAGCAATTTAGTATTCATGGCTGAGGAATCACAAGTCATAGCCCTGTTGGACGCTGCGGTGTCCTCGATGGGCGGGCAGAGCAGGCCGGGCCAGCACGAGATGGCAAAACAGGTCGTGCGCGCCATGGAAACCGGCGAGCACCTTTTGGTGCAGGCCGGGACCGGAACCGGAAAGTCGATGGCTTACCTGGTTCCGGCCCTTGCGCACGCCCTGGACTCGGAAAAGCCCGTGGTGATTTCGACCGCAACGCTGGCCCTCCAAGCCCAGATTGTAGGACGCGACGTTCCGCGGCTCTTGAAGTCGCTGAAGGATGAGCTGCCCCGCGAGATGGAGGTGGCCTTGGTCAAGGGCCGCTCCAATTACGTGTGCCAGTACAAGCTCGGCGGCGGCTACCCGGACGACGACGAGGGAACGCTGTTCTCGATCGAATCCGACGCCCCGGTGGCCGGCGGCTACGCGGACGGCCCGTCCTCCGCACTCGGGCAGGAAGTCGTGCGCCTGCGCCAATGGGCCGAGCGCACCGAAACCGGTGACCGCGACGACCTGACACCGGGCGTCAGCGACAAGGCTTGGCGCCAGGTCTCGGTCAGTGCCATGGACTGCCTGGGATCCCAGAAATGCCCGATGGCTTCCGATTGCTTCAGCGAGATGGCCCGCGCCCGCGCGGCCGATGCCGACGTGGTGATCACCAACCACGCAATGCTCGCGGTGTCGGCGTTCGAGGGCCTGGCCGTGCTGCCGGACTTCGACACGGTCATCATCGATGAGGCCCACGAACTGCAGGACCGGGTGACAAGTTCGGTGACCCGCCCGCTGTCGGTCAACATGGTCCAGACCGCCGCCTCGGCGGCCCGCAAGCATTGCGCGGTAAGCGTCGACGCGCTGAACCAGGGGGCCAAGGCGCTGCAGCGCAGCCTCGAAGGCGTCCCTACGGGCTTGATGGCCCGCGGCCTCAACGAGGAACAAGAAGCAGCGATCAACCAGATCGCCGAGGCCGCACGCGTGGTCCTTTCGGATTCGAAGCCCGAGGCCAATGCGCCGGCGGACGGCGGACGGCAGATGGCTCGTTCGCAGGTCATGTACCTGGTGGAGCAGTGCACCAAGATGCTTGAAATGACCGAGGAGCGGGAAGTCATCTGGGCTTCGCGCCCGGGGCATTTCAGCCCGGGGGAGGGCTACGTCCAGCCGGACGAGTCGAGCCAGCCGACGCTCAATGTCGCACCCCTGTCGGTCGCCGGCAAGCTTCGTGAGGGCCTCTTTGATGGTCGCACCGTCATCCTGACCAGCGCCACCCTGGCCATCGGGGCGGCCTTCGAGCCCGTCGCCGGCGCCTTGGGATTGGTCGGCGACGGCGCACCAACATGGAACGGCGTCGATGTGGGAAGCCCCTTCGACTACCCCAAGCAGGGCATCCTGTATGTGGCAAAGCACCTGCCCAAGCCGGGGCGCCAGATGTCGCAGGAAATGCTCAGCGAGATCGAAGACCTCATCAAGGCTTCCGGGGGAGGGGCCCTGGCGCTGTTCACCTCGCGCCGCGCAGCGGAGGAAGCAGCCGAGATCCTGCGTTCTCGGTTGGACATTCCGATTTTGTGCCAGGGCGAATCAAGCATGAAGGCCTTGGTCGACCAGTTCTCCGCCGAACCGGACACCTGCCTCTTCGGAACCATGACCCTGTGGCAGGGCGTCGACGTGCCGGGCAACGCGTGCCGCCTGGTGATCATCGACAAGATCCCGTTCCCCCGGCCCGACGACCCGCTTTCCTCGGCTCGCAGCCGGGATGTCGCCAAACACGGCGGCAACGGGTTCATGGCCGTGGCGGCGAGCCACGCCGCTGTCAGGTTGGCACAGGGTGCGGGACGCTTGATTCGTTCGGTCAACGACCGCGGAGTCGTGGCCGTCCTGGACTCGCGTCTGGCAACGGAACGCTATGGAAGCTTCCTGCGGGCCTCTTTGCCGCCATTGTGGGCCACCCCGGACAAGCCGACGGTGTTGGCCGCGCTGGAACGGCTCAACGAAACCTAGGAGACATTGCGGTCCATTGGGAGCGCAGGCGTCAATAAACCAATGAGGAAGGGGCCGGTCGATTCGACCGGCCCCTTCCTCATTGATATGCCTGTGACGTCCCTAGATGGAGCGCATGACCGAAACCACTTTGCCCATGACCGTTGCCGCGTCACCGAGGATCGGTTCGTAGCGGGAGTTCTGGGGCAGCAGCCAGGTGTGGCCATCTCGCTGGCGGAAGGTTTTCACCGTGGCTTCGTCGTCGAGCAGCGCCGCAACGATGTCGCCGTTGACTGCTGTTTGCTGACGTCGCACGACAACCCAGTCGCCATCGCAAATGGCGGCATCGATCATGGAATCGCCGCTGACCTTGAGCATGAAAAGTTCGCCATGACCTACGAGCTGGCGCGGCAACGCAAACACGTCTTCCACTGCCTGGTCAGCGAGGATCGGGTTGCCCGCAGCAATTCGGCCCACCAATGGAACCATGGCGGTATCCGCCGAAGTGGTCAGTTCCGAGACATTCATTCCGTTCGCGGCCTTGAGCTCGGCCTGACCGGAAACCACTTCAAGTTTCGTGTCGGATTTGAGTTGCAAAGGCAGCAGGATTTCCATGGCGCGCGGACGTCGGGGATCGCGACGGATATAGCCAAGCTTTTCGAGCTGGCTCAGCTGATGCGTCACGCTCGAGAGGCTGGCCAGGCCCACCGCGTCACCGATCTCTCGCATGGAAGGCGGGTAGCCGTTGGCACTGACCGAGCGCTGGATCGTTTCGAGAACCTTTTTCTGGCGAATGGTCAGGCTCTTCGCGTCTCGCCGAGGGGTTCGTTGTTCGGTCGTCATTCTGTGTGCCTCATCCCGATCGTCGGCGGTTGGCCCGCGCGTTCCGCAATTTGTCGGTGCGGAGTGATGAAGTGAATTCACCGTTCCACAACACTTATCTTAGTGGACGGCGGCGACCCTTTCAAAGATTTGTTCGAACCGATCTGGACACGTGTCGTTGAAAAGTGCTAGAAATAACTTGCGAACTACGAACACATATTCGAAAAATGTGTTCGAACGATAGAAGCTTGTTCGATTTGTGGCCCACTCGCATCGGCCCGTCGTATCTCTAAGGAAAGGCAAAGACATGGCAAACTCTGCTCTCTCGGCCCCGCTCCACCTCGTTCCGGATCCCATCGCGTACCACGCACCGCAGGAGGCTCCGCTGCGGTTGACGCGCCGCGGGAAATTCGTTTTGATCGCCATGCCGATCTTCATGGCCAGCATGGGTGTACTCATGCTTCTCGGCTTGTTCCTGTCACCGGCCAAGGCCTCTGCCGACGTGCCCGTGGGTGTCGCCGCCCTCAGTGTCACCGTGATCGAAGGCGACACGCTCTGGGGGCTGGCTCGCCAGTTCGCGCCCCAGCTTGACCCCCGCGAAGCGGTGCGCCAGATCGCCGAAATCAACAACCTTGAGGGAGACGTCCTGTACGCGGGAACGGAACTCTACATTCCAACGGCACGCTAGCTGCCGCCCCGCAGACGGCGGATGTGACCCCCGCGTCATTGCGAACCGATTGTTACCCCGTTCCACATTGCTGATTCTGATGCCTTGGACCGCGCGCC
It contains:
- a CDS encoding LysM peptidoglycan-binding domain-containing protein, translated to MANSALSAPLHLVPDPIAYHAPQEAPLRLTRRGKFVLIAMPIFMASMGVLMLLGLFLSPAKASADVPVGVAALSVTVIEGDTLWGLARQFAPQLDPREAVRQIAEINNLEGDVLYAGTELYIPTAR
- the lexA gene encoding transcriptional repressor LexA — translated: MTTEQRTPRRDAKSLTIRQKKVLETIQRSVSANGYPPSMREIGDAVGLASLSSVTHQLSQLEKLGYIRRDPRRPRAMEILLPLQLKSDTKLEVVSGQAELKAANGMNVSELTTSADTAMVPLVGRIAAGNPILADQAVEDVFALPRQLVGHGELFMLKVSGDSMIDAAICDGDWVVVRRQQTAVNGDIVAALLDDEATVKTFRQRDGHTWLLPQNSRYEPILGDAATVMGKVVSVMRSI